A genomic segment from Verrucomicrobiota bacterium encodes:
- a CDS encoding VCBS repeat-containing protein → MASADFNNDGKTDLIFQHRVDRTLAVWYMNGATFVDSELLNPFDPTSGWHVAAAADFNGDGQSDLVFQHDIGSVQIWYMKGSNGIDRQFTNPVSPGDGWTVMAPR, encoded by the coding sequence ATGGCTTCGGCCGACTTCAACAACGACGGTAAGACCGATCTGATCTTCCAGCATAGGGTGGATCGCACGTTAGCGGTCTGGTACATGAATGGAGCGACGTTCGTGGATAGCGAGCTGCTCAATCCGTTCGATCCGACCTCGGGCTGGCATGTGGCCGCCGCCGCCGACTTCAACGGTGACGGACAGAGCGATCTGGTGTTCCAACATGATATCGGAAGCGTGCAGATCTGGTACATGAAAGGATCGAATGGTATTGATCGCCAGTTCACCAACCCTGTTTCGCCCGGAGACGGCTGGACCGTGATGGCGCCTCGCTAA
- a CDS encoding FkbM family methyltransferase, with the protein MGRWLQFLKGKAYRASEFLLEWAMADDMAVPMRKGWDRKHGRVLNQWRSRNFRPRMVADVGANDGRWSEMVQKILEPQGMVLFEPQDCFQEELKERQRNCDGKWTIHKKGLGSRRSTMQLSITQNKAATSLLPPSQKGIPEDFHLEVTGKEEVEVHTLDELMEAKQLEHCDFIKLDVQGYESEVLRGGRRFLKHVPRMVVEVSLRRIYEDQELVAGVLAECTSLGFQVDEITEAARSWPDGTLWQVDLWLARL; encoded by the coding sequence ATGGGACGATGGCTCCAATTCCTCAAGGGAAAAGCTTATCGAGCATCGGAATTCCTGCTGGAATGGGCGATGGCTGATGATATGGCTGTCCCCATGAGAAAGGGATGGGATCGAAAACACGGACGAGTCTTGAATCAATGGCGATCAAGGAACTTCAGACCCAGAATGGTGGCTGATGTTGGGGCAAACGATGGAAGGTGGTCCGAGATGGTTCAAAAGATTCTAGAACCCCAAGGCATGGTCCTTTTTGAACCCCAGGATTGCTTTCAGGAAGAATTGAAGGAGAGGCAGCGGAACTGCGATGGCAAGTGGACCATCCATAAGAAGGGATTGGGATCACGGAGGAGTACCATGCAACTTTCCATTACGCAAAACAAAGCCGCCACCTCGTTGCTTCCACCGTCCCAAAAGGGAATCCCTGAAGACTTCCATCTTGAAGTAACGGGAAAGGAAGAAGTCGAAGTTCATACGCTTGATGAATTGATGGAAGCCAAGCAGTTGGAACACTGCGATTTCATCAAGCTCGATGTTCAAGGATATGAATCCGAGGTCCTTCGTGGAGGAAGGAGATTTCTAAAGCACGTTCCCCGAATGGTGGTGGAAGTCTCTTTGCGACGGATCTATGAGGATCAGGAGCTCGTGGCCGGAGTGCTGGCGGAATGCACAAGCTTGGGTTTTCAAGTCGATGAAATTACGGAAGCGGCGAGGAGCTGGCCGGACGGGACTTTATGGCAGGTTGACCTATGGCTGGCTCGGTTATGA
- a CDS encoding FkbM family methyltransferase has protein sequence MAGSVMKAGRIQQILKNRYRSRMRYRLAQSWAKPMVNPWRFLRNQTRKCLLKFEEPSTSRVDAFHLDDFKIVDGEWVSEEIAGYGVYEPDLTWILMQLVKEGDVVMDVGMHLGYYATLFALLTGEGGQVHAFEPTPMTRALAAANTERFPQIHVRHEALWSDHGTIVLRDYGLKWMAFNGAKGAKLAVDFADGVDVEVNCLTLDQLWEELRTRIQLVKIDAESAELEILKGGRRLLQEVRPLLSMEVGDAAEQGTSREALNFALEQGYEAWEICGEKLARHKAQESYRYGNLILAPTGWEPPC, from the coding sequence ATGGCTGGCTCGGTTATGAAGGCGGGCAGAATTCAGCAGATTCTTAAGAATCGTTATCGCAGTCGAATGCGCTACCGGCTTGCTCAATCGTGGGCTAAGCCCATGGTGAATCCATGGCGATTCTTGAGGAATCAAACGAGGAAGTGCCTCCTGAAATTTGAAGAACCTTCCACAAGCCGGGTCGATGCCTTTCACCTTGATGATTTCAAAATCGTGGATGGCGAATGGGTCAGCGAGGAGATTGCCGGGTATGGAGTGTATGAGCCGGATCTGACGTGGATCCTCATGCAGTTGGTCAAGGAAGGCGACGTGGTGATGGACGTGGGGATGCATTTAGGTTACTACGCGACCCTGTTCGCGCTTCTCACTGGTGAAGGAGGTCAAGTGCATGCCTTTGAACCGACCCCAATGACGAGAGCTCTCGCAGCGGCCAATACGGAACGGTTTCCACAAATTCACGTGCGCCACGAGGCATTATGGTCGGATCATGGAACCATCGTGCTCCGGGACTATGGGCTCAAGTGGATGGCCTTCAATGGAGCGAAAGGGGCAAAGCTCGCGGTGGATTTCGCCGATGGAGTGGATGTGGAGGTAAACTGTCTGACTCTCGATCAGCTTTGGGAGGAGTTAAGGACAAGGATTCAGCTGGTCAAAATTGACGCTGAATCGGCGGAGCTCGAGATTTTGAAGGGGGGGCGAAGATTGTTGCAGGAAGTGCGTCCACTCCTTTCCATGGAGGTGGGTGATGCGGCGGAGCAGGGAACGAGTCGTGAAGCACTGAACTTCGCACTGGAACAGGGTTATGAGGCCTGGGAAATATGTGGAGAGAAACTCGCGCGCCACAAGGCTCAGGAGAGTTACAGATACGGCAACTTGATTTTGGCACCGACCGGGTGGGAGCCACCATGCTGA
- a CDS encoding class I SAM-dependent methyltransferase, whose product MDRLMTEAGDRFWHPEPFARDRWVEAQAGTVAAGSWVLDAGAGASKYRPFFKHCRYQTQDFCQYEGDLVKYLEPVDYVCDIASIPIETGRLDAILCTEVIEHVADPVFVLREFSRLLKRGGKLWLTSPLLSHLHMEPYHYYGGFTHYWYRHWLPLAGFVIESITPVGGPGTTCMIFNKAFYAQWGEAEKGLGFGKKVVSKCFRALAKIFVHYGFPWILPRFDRWLGSRVICSGYMVVARRL is encoded by the coding sequence ATGGATAGGCTGATGACAGAAGCGGGAGATCGGTTTTGGCATCCTGAGCCCTTTGCGCGCGACCGATGGGTGGAAGCACAGGCGGGGACTGTGGCGGCGGGAAGCTGGGTGTTGGACGCCGGAGCGGGAGCGAGCAAATACCGGCCTTTCTTCAAGCATTGCCGCTATCAAACGCAGGACTTTTGCCAGTATGAGGGCGACCTGGTGAAGTATCTGGAGCCCGTGGATTATGTATGTGATATCGCCTCCATTCCCATCGAAACGGGCCGATTGGATGCCATTTTATGCACGGAGGTGATTGAGCATGTGGCGGATCCGGTATTCGTTTTGAGAGAATTTTCGAGATTGTTGAAGCGGGGAGGGAAACTTTGGCTGACCTCGCCTTTGCTATCCCACTTGCACATGGAACCTTATCATTACTATGGAGGGTTCACGCATTATTGGTACCGGCACTGGCTGCCCTTGGCAGGCTTTGTGATTGAATCGATCACGCCCGTAGGGGGTCCGGGGACGACCTGCATGATCTTCAACAAAGCGTTTTATGCTCAATGGGGAGAGGCCGAGAAGGGACTGGGTTTTGGGAAAAAGGTTGTTTCCAAGTGTTTTCGCGCGCTGGCGAAAATCTTCGTTCATTATGGGTTCCCCTGGATCCTGCCCCGGTTTGATCGCTGGCTGGGTTCCCGGGTGATTTGTTCCGGGTACATGGTGGTGGCGCGGCGCTTATGA
- a CDS encoding glycosyltransferase family 1 protein: MKPLRRVFALAPDCHVSEGYYRVLWRRHFYEGIAACVDQLIVPQSVAFDWARWQGSPGQREEADRKRVECSERIWEQVRQAWEEGGLDVLVSYCFSRDVELELVRRVAGLGVPWVNFFCDSLHMFEDVRALAREVSVNWFPETAARSRYEALGGKCFCRPYALNPSYLPELECREHRRTAGFVGFPSANRITRLGWLRMWGCRVEIRGRGWVGPSENPFYSAKPWRERLVGLISSGGLSEKILRRMMWPWVREQAEGELSDEAFFEFLRTTLVSLGLNQGRDECGRLVSYMKMRDLEFPGYGCCYLTERNEDVISAFEVDREVLVFASSREAAHWVKEMERHPEQARAIGRAGRRRVLEEHTWRGRLDELARVL, translated from the coding sequence ATGAAGCCGTTGCGGCGAGTCTTCGCCCTGGCTCCGGATTGCCATGTGAGCGAGGGATATTACCGGGTGCTCTGGAGGCGGCATTTTTACGAGGGCATTGCGGCATGCGTGGACCAGTTGATTGTTCCACAGTCGGTGGCATTTGATTGGGCGCGCTGGCAGGGCTCCCCGGGTCAGCGGGAGGAGGCGGATCGCAAGCGCGTCGAGTGTTCGGAGAGGATTTGGGAGCAGGTGCGGCAGGCTTGGGAGGAAGGGGGATTGGACGTGCTTGTTTCCTACTGTTTTTCCCGCGATGTCGAACTGGAATTGGTGCGGCGGGTTGCGGGTCTAGGCGTGCCCTGGGTGAATTTCTTTTGCGACAGTTTGCATATGTTTGAGGACGTTCGTGCGCTGGCCCGGGAGGTCAGCGTGAACTGGTTTCCGGAAACGGCGGCGCGTTCTCGTTATGAAGCGTTGGGGGGGAAATGTTTCTGCCGGCCCTATGCGTTGAACCCGTCATATTTGCCGGAACTGGAATGCAGGGAGCATCGGCGGACGGCGGGATTTGTGGGGTTTCCTTCGGCCAATCGCATCACTCGATTGGGATGGCTCAGAATGTGGGGTTGCCGGGTGGAAATTCGCGGCCGAGGGTGGGTGGGTCCGTCGGAGAATCCATTTTACAGTGCCAAGCCTTGGCGGGAAAGGCTGGTGGGGTTGATCAGTTCTGGAGGGTTGAGCGAAAAGATCTTAAGGCGAATGATGTGGCCGTGGGTTCGGGAGCAAGCGGAGGGCGAACTGAGCGACGAGGCGTTCTTCGAGTTTCTTCGGACCACTCTGGTCTCTTTAGGACTGAATCAAGGTCGGGATGAGTGCGGCCGGCTTGTCAGTTACATGAAGATGAGGGATTTGGAGTTTCCGGGTTATGGCTGCTGTTACTTGACGGAGCGAAACGAAGATGTGATTTCGGCCTTTGAGGTGGATCGTGAAGTCCTGGTCTTTGCTTCAAGCCGGGAGGCCGCGCATTGGGTGAAAGAGATGGAACGACATCCGGAGCAGGCTCGGGCCATAGGCAGGGCGGGTCGAAGAAGAGTGTTGGAGGAGCACACGTGGCGGGGGCGGTTAGACGAACTGGCACGAGTGTTGTGA
- a CDS encoding glycosyltransferase: MCRSNVLAITRALYRLPALPQHLWTRLFHSPPAIVGSRMRESPPDLLPVHLHHLFTFLTTLGGVQSVLKRHLQRDPAFCASSTLTTFFDRSPLHQPSAQTLGLRGFHTIAQARTRIARQIPRQPNRLVIAHNLWGLHFWADLIPCQRRIGILHSDWPGLPQFLSCHRQLLDGLLCVSKPLLHLANQSLPELPAPRIALIHYPVSNPIPSTAAPRPRPPGRTFTIGIAGRIQIEQKRLDRLPALLAQLQARNLDCQVECLGEGPDLPQIRKACAGFTNVRFLGRLDGDAYWQALASWDAILFLSDYEGLPIALLEAMSVGVIPVFPSIGCGADDYLKALDSQLLYQPGDLDDASAKIAWLDRCPPSSMAELRKQSQAIVQPHHEDRYFKTFSEFVQTVRALPRISVQDFPARRIHWTDHSPFGILSRFAPQASWRSPLS, encoded by the coding sequence ATGTGCCGCTCAAACGTGCTCGCAATCACCCGCGCGTTATACCGCCTCCCAGCCCTGCCGCAACATCTTTGGACACGACTTTTCCACTCCCCCCCGGCCATAGTCGGCTCGCGCATGCGCGAGTCCCCGCCCGATCTCCTCCCAGTCCACCTCCACCACCTCTTCACCTTCCTCACCACCCTCGGCGGCGTCCAATCCGTCCTCAAACGCCATCTCCAGCGAGATCCCGCCTTCTGCGCCAGTTCCACCCTCACGACTTTCTTCGACCGGTCTCCCCTCCACCAACCTTCCGCTCAAACCCTCGGCCTCCGGGGATTCCATACCATCGCCCAAGCACGAACCCGAATCGCCCGCCAAATCCCCCGCCAACCCAACCGCCTCGTCATCGCCCATAATCTCTGGGGCCTCCACTTCTGGGCAGACCTCATTCCTTGCCAGCGCCGCATCGGAATCCTGCATTCCGATTGGCCCGGCTTGCCCCAATTCCTGTCCTGCCACCGGCAGCTTCTCGACGGTTTGCTGTGCGTTTCGAAGCCTTTGCTTCATCTCGCGAACCAATCCTTGCCAGAGTTGCCAGCACCTCGCATCGCCCTGATCCATTACCCCGTTTCCAACCCCATTCCTTCCACCGCGGCTCCCCGCCCAAGGCCTCCAGGCCGGACCTTCACAATCGGCATTGCTGGACGAATCCAAATCGAACAGAAACGGCTGGACCGCCTGCCGGCCTTGCTTGCACAGCTCCAAGCCAGGAACCTCGATTGCCAAGTCGAATGCTTGGGCGAAGGACCCGATCTTCCCCAAATTCGCAAAGCCTGCGCGGGATTCACGAACGTGCGCTTCCTCGGCCGCCTCGACGGAGACGCCTACTGGCAGGCTCTCGCCTCCTGGGATGCGATTCTCTTCCTGAGCGATTACGAAGGACTGCCGATCGCGCTGCTCGAAGCGATGTCCGTGGGTGTCATTCCCGTCTTCCCCTCCATCGGCTGCGGCGCGGACGACTACCTCAAAGCTCTCGATTCCCAATTGCTGTATCAACCGGGCGACCTCGACGATGCCTCCGCGAAGATCGCCTGGCTCGACCGTTGCCCCCCATCCTCCATGGCGGAACTGAGGAAACAATCCCAAGCCATCGTCCAGCCACACCATGAGGATCGCTACTTCAAAACCTTCTCCGAGTTCGTCCAAACCGTCCGCGCCCTGCCGCGGATTTCAGTCCAGGACTTTCCCGCCCGGCGCATTCATTGGACCGACCATTCCCCATTCGGCATTCTCTCCCGCTTCGCACCCCAAGCGTCTTGGCGCTCCCCTTTGAGCTAA
- a CDS encoding glycosyltransferase family 4 protein, whose translation MRVFHLLGQSEDHGGILSVIRGLQQATEGAGVEHVVWVRQGYEERRGPSLNYRVTRHLVSDSPSHWELLVGAWRSRVELDALRRAEAFDVLHAHSRGGFLLAWWLAAAGKENVLFTNHSFARRTWMYRAAARSGHFYSVVLTPSMRRHYQLDGGRVRTIPACVADSFFEGSLVTRPGQKQGRIRLVGVGNVVRWKNWHLVVQAMSGLPESLRSKLEFEHWGPVPEDGDAPVYARELEEMTDRLGLRECVRWRGPTREVRGKLEAADWFVLPSTDEPCSVALMESLAMALPVIASASGGNVDLVRPGRTGMLFAPERVEDLTRILEQVAQGRVTLESAAMLRESVWDKRASAVGESYLRLYRELATGGGGQR comes from the coding sequence ATGAGGGTGTTCCATCTGCTCGGGCAATCCGAGGATCATGGGGGCATCCTATCGGTGATTCGCGGGCTTCAGCAGGCCACGGAGGGCGCGGGAGTCGAGCATGTGGTATGGGTGCGGCAGGGCTATGAAGAGCGGCGGGGTCCTTCGTTGAACTACCGGGTTACCCGGCATTTGGTGAGCGACTCGCCGAGCCATTGGGAACTGCTGGTGGGGGCGTGGCGATCGCGCGTTGAGTTGGATGCGTTGCGCAGGGCGGAGGCATTCGATGTTTTGCATGCGCACTCGCGCGGAGGGTTTTTGCTGGCGTGGTGGCTGGCGGCGGCGGGGAAGGAGAATGTCTTGTTCACGAATCATTCTTTTGCGCGCCGGACGTGGATGTATCGGGCGGCCGCCCGCTCGGGGCACTTTTACTCGGTGGTGCTGACACCGAGCATGCGGAGGCATTACCAGTTGGATGGGGGGCGGGTGCGAACGATACCGGCTTGTGTCGCGGACAGTTTTTTTGAGGGATCCCTGGTGACACGGCCGGGGCAGAAGCAGGGCCGGATTCGATTGGTGGGTGTGGGTAATGTTGTGAGGTGGAAGAACTGGCATTTGGTGGTTCAGGCGATGTCGGGCCTGCCGGAGTCGTTACGCTCGAAGCTGGAGTTTGAGCATTGGGGGCCGGTGCCTGAAGATGGCGACGCACCCGTTTACGCGAGGGAGCTGGAAGAGATGACGGATCGGCTGGGATTGCGAGAGTGTGTCCGTTGGAGGGGGCCGACGCGGGAAGTGCGGGGGAAGTTGGAAGCGGCGGACTGGTTTGTATTGCCTTCAACGGACGAGCCGTGTTCGGTGGCGTTGATGGAGTCTTTGGCGATGGCCCTGCCGGTCATTGCCTCGGCGAGCGGAGGCAACGTGGATTTGGTGAGGCCGGGCCGGACGGGGATGCTGTTTGCTCCGGAACGGGTAGAAGATTTGACGCGGATTTTAGAGCAAGTCGCCCAGGGCCGTGTGACGCTGGAGAGCGCTGCGATGCTGCGGGAGTCGGTATGGGACAAGCGGGCCAGCGCCGTCGGCGAGTCCTATTTGAGATTGTATCGGGAGCTTGCGACTGGGGGGGGTGGCCAGCGATGA